The following are encoded in a window of Brevibacillus sp. DP1.3A genomic DNA:
- a CDS encoding response regulator transcription factor: MKHILIIEDDMVIAEVQKDYLEANGYSVDVATSGDTGLQKALQEEYDLLILDLMLPIVDGFEICKQVRKAKNIPILLVSAKKEDIDKIRGLGLGADDHISKPFSLGELVARVKAHLARYDRLVSDSKPRTAKEEIRLRGIRIDKLARRVYINGNEVAFTSKEYDLLLFLVTHPNWVFSKTELFEKIWGLDSYGDIATVTVHISKLREKIESDPAKPQYIETVWGVGYRFLL, encoded by the coding sequence ATGAAACACATTTTAATCATTGAAGATGATATGGTGATCGCAGAGGTGCAGAAGGATTACTTGGAGGCAAACGGCTACTCGGTCGATGTCGCGACTTCCGGCGATACGGGCTTGCAAAAGGCACTGCAAGAGGAGTATGACCTCCTGATTCTAGACCTGATGCTCCCGATCGTGGATGGCTTCGAAATCTGCAAGCAAGTCCGGAAAGCCAAAAATATTCCGATCCTGCTCGTTTCCGCTAAAAAGGAAGACATTGACAAGATCCGTGGACTGGGTCTGGGTGCCGACGATCATATCAGCAAGCCTTTTAGCTTGGGAGAACTGGTAGCGAGGGTCAAAGCCCATCTGGCCCGTTACGACCGTCTCGTCTCCGATTCCAAACCGCGTACGGCAAAAGAGGAGATCAGGCTTCGTGGGATTCGCATCGATAAGCTGGCGAGGAGAGTTTACATTAACGGAAACGAAGTAGCGTTTACTTCCAAGGAATACGACCTCCTGCTCTTTTTGGTAACCCACCCCAACTGGGTATTTAGCAAAACAGAGCTGTTTGAAAAAATTTGGGGTCTCGACTCGTACGGGGATATTGCGACGGTGACGGTGCATATCAGCAAGCTGCGGGAAAAAATAGAAAGTGATCCGGCTAAGCCCCAGTACATCGAGACGGTGTGGGGTGTCGGTTATCGCTTTTTACTATAG
- a CDS encoding RNA-guided endonuclease TnpB family protein, with product MQVLTVKIRIFPAQPDILRHLGKEYIRVVNLLTEQAAQLSSFPKTTTKNVETILPSAVCNQSIRDAKSVFRKSKKLGGRPILKKPVYFVNNQNYTVSENTVAFPIVVDGKTKKTAFRATMTSRDRELLCKGKFGLMRIIEKSGKWYAQISVEVPTSVTINENIMGIDLGLKVPAVAVTSTGKTCFFGKGRQNKYIRRKHQQRRRQLGKLKKLSAIRKLGNKEQRWMKDQNHKISRQIVNTAIQEGVSIIKLERLENIRKTARTNRKNAKNLHNWTFYQLQQCISYKANLAGIQVVEVNPAYTSQSCPACREKNKAKDRMYECSCGFHAHRDRVGAINIMRQPVADGNSLSA from the coding sequence ATGCAAGTGTTAACCGTTAAGATTCGTATATTTCCTGCTCAACCAGATATTCTTCGTCATTTAGGAAAGGAATATATTCGTGTAGTCAATCTGCTCACGGAACAAGCTGCACAACTTAGTTCGTTTCCAAAGACAACGACTAAAAATGTTGAAACTATTCTACCATCAGCCGTCTGTAACCAATCCATACGTGATGCTAAGAGTGTTTTTCGTAAAAGTAAGAAACTTGGCGGTCGTCCGATTCTTAAGAAACCTGTATATTTCGTCAATAATCAAAACTACACGGTATCTGAAAATACAGTTGCTTTCCCTATCGTTGTAGATGGAAAGACGAAGAAAACGGCGTTTCGTGCGACGATGACTAGCCGAGACAGGGAATTGTTATGCAAAGGAAAATTTGGATTGATGCGTATCATTGAAAAGTCAGGGAAATGGTACGCTCAAATTTCCGTAGAAGTGCCTACAAGCGTAACAATCAACGAAAACATCATGGGTATAGATCTTGGTTTGAAAGTTCCTGCTGTTGCAGTAACTTCTACGGGCAAGACTTGTTTCTTTGGGAAAGGGAGACAGAACAAGTACATACGAAGAAAGCACCAACAGCGTAGACGCCAATTAGGTAAACTCAAAAAATTGTCTGCCATTCGGAAGTTAGGCAATAAAGAGCAACGTTGGATGAAAGATCAAAACCACAAGATCAGTCGTCAAATTGTCAATACAGCTATTCAGGAAGGTGTGTCAATCATCAAGCTTGAACGACTAGAGAATATTCGCAAGACGGCAAGAACAAACCGTAAAAACGCAAAGAACCTGCATAATTGGACTTTCTATCAACTTCAACAATGTATCTCCTACAAAGCAAATCTTGCTGGCATACAAGTTGTGGAGGTCAATCCCGCCTACACTTCTCAATCTTGTCCTGCCTGTAGAGAGAAGAACAAAGCGAAAGACAGAATGTACGAATGTTCATGCGGATTCCATGCGCATCGTGATCGGGTTGGAGCCATCAATATCATGCGTCAACCTGTGGCAGATGGTAACAGTCTGTCAGCCTAA
- the tnpA gene encoding IS200/IS605 family transposase, producing the protein MDNYRRTTTTVSFINYHFVFCPRYRKKIFLKLDVEIRFKELVKDVCDELKIEIIAIETDKDHTHLFLNALPTFSPADIMAKIKGVTSKKLREEFKHLAHLPSLWTRSYFVSTAGNVSSETIKRYVEQQKTRG; encoded by the coding sequence ATGGATAATTATAGAAGAACGACCACTACCGTATCATTCATTAACTATCATTTTGTTTTTTGTCCTCGATACAGAAAAAAGATATTCCTCAAATTAGATGTAGAAATAAGGTTTAAGGAATTAGTTAAGGATGTTTGCGATGAATTGAAAATAGAGATTATCGCAATCGAAACAGACAAAGACCATACTCATCTTTTTTTAAACGCTTTGCCAACATTCAGTCCTGCTGATATTATGGCAAAAATCAAAGGGGTCACATCTAAAAAATTAAGAGAGGAGTTCAAACATCTAGCGCATTTGCCTTCTCTTTGGACACGTTCATATTTTGTAAGTACGGCAGGGAATGTTTCCAGCGAAACGATTAAAAGATATGTTGAACAGCAAAAGACAAGGGGGTGA
- a CDS encoding beta-ketoacyl-ACP synthase III translates to MERKIKILGTGKYMPTRRVTAAELEEKLGLAAGWVEKKSGVSVRHFVTNETAAQMGAIAARRALEAAGLSLHDIDCIVCASGTAQQEIPCTAALIQEELQLSKTGIPCFDINATCLSFVTALDVMSCQMAVGIYERVLIISSEISSAGLNWEQKESCVLFGDGAAAVVIGRTPETESSRILGSSMKTYSEGAHYSEIRGGGTLIHPSQFAQGREADFAFDMDGRKIFRLTSQLITGFVDRLLSSASITKEQIRTVVPHQASGMAMRIMAGKLGFSDQQMVNILAEHGNVIAASIPMALHEAIRQNRVQRGDHLMLLGTSAGLSLGGIVLEY, encoded by the coding sequence ATGGAGAGAAAAATCAAAATCCTCGGAACAGGGAAATACATGCCCACTCGGCGAGTGACAGCGGCAGAACTAGAAGAAAAGCTGGGACTTGCGGCTGGATGGGTAGAGAAAAAATCCGGGGTAAGCGTCAGGCATTTTGTGACGAACGAAACGGCAGCACAGATGGGAGCCATTGCTGCTAGGCGTGCTTTGGAAGCGGCGGGCCTCTCCCTTCACGATATCGATTGTATCGTATGTGCAAGCGGGACGGCGCAGCAGGAAATCCCATGCACGGCTGCCTTGATTCAGGAAGAGCTTCAACTAAGCAAAACAGGTATTCCTTGCTTTGATATAAATGCGACATGCCTAAGCTTTGTCACTGCACTTGATGTGATGTCGTGCCAGATGGCGGTTGGTATTTACGAGCGAGTCTTGATCATTTCGTCAGAGATATCCTCCGCAGGTTTGAATTGGGAGCAAAAAGAGAGCTGCGTGCTGTTCGGAGATGGAGCTGCGGCTGTTGTCATCGGCAGGACGCCAGAAACAGAAAGCTCCCGCATCTTGGGTTCAAGTATGAAAACATATAGTGAAGGAGCACATTATTCCGAAATACGGGGTGGCGGTACGTTGATCCACCCGAGCCAATTTGCGCAAGGAAGAGAAGCAGACTTTGCATTTGATATGGACGGACGGAAAATTTTTCGCCTGACCTCGCAGTTGATTACCGGATTTGTGGATCGCTTGCTGTCCTCAGCCTCCATAACCAAGGAGCAAATTCGTACTGTCGTTCCTCATCAGGCCAGTGGGATGGCGATGCGGATCATGGCAGGTAAGCTCGGATTTAGCGACCAGCAAATGGTGAACATTCTGGCAGAGCACGGCAATGTCATCGCAGCTTCGATCCCGATGGCGCTGCATGAAGCGATTAGGCAGAATCGGGTACAGCGAGGCGATCACCTGATGCTGCTGGGCACATCTGCCGGCTTGTCACTCGGGGGAATTGTGCTTGAATACTAA
- a CDS encoding ATP-grasp domain-containing protein encodes MNTKQSVLLTGGRAPATLELARLLGSAGHRVIVAESARRHLCQHSRYVERSYQVPPPRQQPDAYIEKLCEIMQGERIDLLIPTCEEIFYVSRGRDRLLDFGEVLVEGIEVLRSLHDKWLFTEMAREVGALVPQTVRVQSPAQLREAMLQARAPVVLKPVYSRFAAHVQIVADPSSAVEQSTLPEPTVKQPWLVQQFIKGKQVCSYAVARDGQLTLYADYETTHTAGQGASIHFAYSAHPQVRDFVSRFVQRHTFSGQIAFDFIENEQGELYVIECNPRLTSGVHLFAGQQEAAAAYFSDRGKTVVPAGKQACMLGMAMLTYGLAGMTNGKKAKRWVSDLLSARDVLFRRDDPGPFFDQFSMLADLAWQSFRTRKSMIACSTSDIEWNGEEA; translated from the coding sequence TTGAATACTAAACAATCAGTCTTGCTGACAGGAGGACGAGCTCCAGCTACGTTAGAGCTGGCGCGCTTGCTGGGTTCTGCGGGACATCGGGTCATTGTAGCGGAGAGTGCGCGGCGACATTTATGCCAGCACTCTCGTTATGTAGAGCGTTCCTATCAAGTGCCTCCTCCCCGTCAGCAGCCCGATGCTTATATCGAAAAGCTGTGCGAAATCATGCAGGGTGAGCGCATCGATCTTTTGATCCCGACTTGCGAGGAAATATTCTACGTCTCGCGCGGGCGGGATCGCTTGCTTGACTTTGGTGAAGTGCTTGTAGAAGGAATCGAGGTACTACGTTCGCTGCACGACAAATGGCTTTTTACCGAAATGGCGCGCGAGGTGGGAGCACTGGTTCCACAGACGGTTCGGGTACAATCTCCGGCTCAATTGCGGGAGGCCATGTTGCAAGCAAGGGCACCAGTTGTGCTGAAGCCCGTCTATTCTCGCTTCGCAGCTCACGTACAGATCGTGGCAGACCCATCCTCTGCGGTAGAGCAGTCCACGCTACCCGAACCGACAGTTAAGCAACCATGGTTAGTCCAACAGTTTATAAAAGGGAAACAGGTGTGCAGCTACGCTGTTGCTCGTGATGGACAGCTCACCTTGTACGCCGATTATGAAACAACACATACAGCAGGGCAGGGTGCCTCGATTCACTTTGCCTATTCAGCCCATCCACAGGTAAGGGACTTTGTTAGTCGCTTCGTGCAACGGCATACGTTTAGCGGACAAATCGCATTTGATTTCATTGAGAATGAGCAGGGAGAGTTATACGTGATCGAATGTAATCCACGCCTGACAAGTGGTGTGCATTTGTTTGCGGGACAGCAAGAGGCTGCGGCTGCTTATTTTTCGGATCGGGGAAAAACCGTTGTTCCTGCTGGAAAACAAGCTTGCATGCTTGGGATGGCGATGCTGACATACGGCCTTGCTGGCATGACGAATGGCAAGAAGGCAAAGCGTTGGGTGAGCGACCTGCTTTCTGCGAGGGATGTACTGTTTCGGCGGGATGATCCGGGGCCTTTTTTTGATCAGTTCTCCATGCTGGCAGATTTGGCTTGGCAGAGCTTTCGAACGAGAAAAAGCATGATCGCTTGCAGTACGAGCGATATCGAATGGAACGGAGAAGAGGCGTAA
- a CDS encoding NAD(P)-dependent oxidoreductase, which yields MNKRVLVTGATGFLGQKLATRLHEMGYEVTAQGRDERIGRQLQERGIRFLRADLRDREAMLEACRDQDIVHHAAAFSSPWGTYRDMYETNVTGTIHVIEGCKQHGIRRLVHVSTPSIYFAFDDKLGIREDEPMPVLFANTYAQTKYQAELEVDKAFLAGLPTITIRPRALFGPGDNAILPRLIRANEKKFVPLIDGGKAIIDLTYVENVVDALILCMDSPAHTLGQAYNITNGEPVTMIEVLSDVFRRLGVPLKTRELPYWKAYAAAWVLETLSKTVLGYREPVLTRYSVGVLAKSQTLDISKAKRDLGYEPRVSIAQGIETFTEWWRTHDGR from the coding sequence ATGAACAAGCGAGTTCTAGTAACAGGGGCGACGGGGTTTCTCGGACAGAAGCTGGCTACACGACTGCATGAAATGGGCTATGAGGTAACAGCGCAAGGACGAGACGAGCGAATCGGCCGACAATTGCAGGAGCGAGGCATTCGATTCCTTCGGGCAGACCTAAGAGACAGAGAAGCCATGTTGGAGGCTTGCCGCGATCAGGACATCGTGCATCACGCGGCTGCTTTTTCCTCCCCATGGGGAACGTATCGTGACATGTACGAGACGAATGTGACAGGAACGATTCATGTCATCGAGGGCTGCAAGCAACACGGCATCCGGCGTCTGGTCCATGTATCGACGCCGAGTATTTATTTTGCTTTTGACGACAAGTTGGGAATCCGCGAAGATGAGCCGATGCCCGTACTGTTTGCCAATACATACGCACAGACCAAATATCAGGCGGAGCTGGAAGTCGACAAGGCGTTTCTTGCAGGGCTTCCGACGATAACGATTCGTCCTCGGGCCCTGTTTGGCCCAGGGGACAATGCAATCCTTCCCAGATTGATCCGCGCCAATGAAAAGAAATTCGTTCCGCTGATCGACGGAGGCAAGGCGATTATTGATTTGACCTATGTGGAAAATGTCGTGGACGCGCTGATCTTGTGCATGGATTCTCCAGCGCACACATTGGGACAGGCTTACAACATTACAAATGGAGAGCCAGTGACGATGATCGAGGTGTTGTCAGATGTGTTTCGTCGCTTGGGGGTTCCGCTGAAAACGCGCGAGCTGCCATATTGGAAGGCGTATGCGGCAGCTTGGGTGCTAGAGACACTCTCTAAGACCGTTTTGGGTTATCGCGAGCCGGTCCTGACACGTTACTCGGTAGGCGTGCTCGCCAAATCACAAACGTTGGATATCTCAAAGGCGAAGCGCGATCTGGGCTATGAACCGCGGGTGAGCATTGCCCAAGGCATAGAGACGTTTACAGAATGGTGGAGGACGCATGATGGACGTTAA
- a CDS encoding MBL fold metallo-hydrolase yields the protein MMDVKLTLMDTGYCQQLEMFSRKGGRMKNIPFHAIAGLIEHPVHGMLLFDTGYSQRFFEATSKLPYSLYGKITPVFSEAHESISEQLAARGIKTTDIAGILISHFHADHIGGLRDFPHARLYCFESAYNHIKGKTGWAALREAYLPDLMPDDFEERVTFIDRGGLVALPDAYAPYTEGYDLFADQSLYIVDLNGHAIGQFGVFLRDRDRGDVFLCADAAWSSEAYRGNLLPHRLARLIMADRQAYREHLHKLHVLSRQRPDMKIMPTHCGEVWQASRGEFAWRS from the coding sequence ATGATGGACGTTAAACTGACGCTGATGGACACGGGCTACTGCCAACAGCTCGAGATGTTTTCACGAAAAGGCGGCCGGATGAAAAACATTCCGTTTCACGCCATCGCTGGGCTTATCGAGCACCCCGTCCACGGCATGCTGCTCTTTGATACGGGCTATTCGCAGCGCTTTTTTGAAGCCACGAGCAAGCTTCCTTATTCGCTGTACGGCAAAATAACGCCCGTATTCTCGGAGGCACATGAGAGTATTTCTGAGCAGCTCGCGGCACGCGGAATCAAAACGACAGACATAGCGGGCATTCTTATTTCTCATTTTCATGCGGATCATATTGGCGGTCTGCGAGATTTTCCGCATGCGCGACTATACTGCTTCGAGAGTGCCTACAACCACATCAAGGGAAAGACGGGTTGGGCGGCGCTGAGGGAGGCGTACTTGCCTGATTTAATGCCTGACGATTTCGAAGAACGGGTGACATTCATTGATCGAGGAGGGCTGGTGGCATTGCCTGATGCTTACGCGCCATACACGGAAGGCTACGATTTGTTTGCGGATCAGAGTCTGTACATCGTCGATCTGAACGGACATGCAATCGGGCAGTTTGGTGTGTTCCTGCGTGATCGGGATCGTGGGGATGTATTTTTGTGCGCGGATGCCGCTTGGTCGAGTGAAGCCTATCGCGGCAACCTGTTGCCCCATCGGTTGGCTAGGTTGATCATGGCAGATCGACAAGCGTATCGTGAGCATTTGCACAAGCTGCATGTGCTATCCCGCCAACGTCCCGACATGAAAATCATGCCGACACACTGCGGGGAAGTTTGGCAGGCCAGTAGAGGAGAGTTCGCATGGAGATCATGA
- a CDS encoding F390 synthetase-related protein gives MEIMTLLKQYVKTKWLARRFSSREQLVKWQEAQVRAMLSRILPASPFYRKRLGTPEQWRQMEPIDKKSMMDHYDELNICGIKKEEAFAIALKAETTRDFTPQLNGVTVGLSSGTSGNRGLFLVGPQEQAKWAGVILAKALPGQLWSTQRIAFFLRANSNLYTAVNRRRIQFSFFDLQIPLDQHLDHLNQYQPTVLVAPASMLRMLATAQRQGKLRISPIKVISVAEVLDPLDQTYIAEVFGQIVHQIYQCTEGLLAVSCSHGTLHVNEDLVVVEKEYLDEQKERFFPIITDFSRTTQPIIRYRLNDILTEKRTSCPCGSVFMALESIEGRADDLFVFRHENEARWISVFPDFIRRAVITSSDAVEEYTVRQLSYEQVEVALLMKDGEGPSTQEQERVRQGLERVIADQQGQLPAIVFAPYELNLGTKKLRRVERMFVQGEQALN, from the coding sequence ATGGAGATCATGACGCTCTTGAAGCAGTATGTAAAAACGAAGTGGCTTGCCCGTCGGTTTTCCTCGCGTGAGCAGCTCGTAAAATGGCAAGAAGCGCAGGTCAGAGCTATGTTGTCCCGCATTTTGCCAGCTTCTCCTTTTTACCGAAAGAGATTGGGAACACCAGAACAATGGAGACAGATGGAGCCGATTGATAAAAAGAGCATGATGGACCATTATGACGAGCTGAATATATGCGGGATCAAGAAGGAAGAAGCATTTGCGATTGCACTGAAAGCAGAAACGACACGCGATTTCACTCCCCAATTAAATGGCGTGACCGTTGGCTTGTCGTCTGGGACATCTGGCAATCGCGGGCTTTTTCTCGTGGGACCGCAGGAGCAGGCGAAATGGGCAGGGGTGATTTTGGCGAAAGCACTTCCTGGTCAGCTATGGTCGACACAGCGGATTGCTTTTTTCTTGCGAGCGAATAGCAACCTGTATACGGCGGTCAACAGGCGTCGCATTCAATTCTCGTTCTTCGATTTGCAAATACCGCTCGATCAGCACCTTGATCACCTGAATCAGTATCAGCCGACGGTGTTGGTTGCACCAGCCTCGATGTTGAGAATGCTCGCGACTGCTCAGCGTCAAGGGAAATTGCGGATATCTCCTATCAAGGTGATCTCGGTGGCGGAAGTGCTGGACCCGTTGGATCAAACGTACATCGCAGAAGTGTTTGGGCAGATTGTGCATCAAATTTATCAATGCACAGAAGGGCTGCTTGCGGTGAGCTGCTCACACGGGACGTTGCATGTCAATGAAGACCTCGTGGTGGTGGAAAAGGAGTATCTCGATGAGCAAAAGGAGCGATTCTTTCCGATCATCACAGACTTTTCCCGGACGACACAGCCAATTATCCGTTATCGATTGAACGACATTTTGACGGAAAAGCGTACGTCATGTCCGTGCGGCTCGGTGTTTATGGCGCTGGAATCGATTGAGGGCAGAGCAGATGATCTGTTTGTTTTTCGCCATGAAAACGAAGCGCGATGGATATCGGTCTTTCCTGATTTCATCCGTCGTGCCGTCATTACCTCGTCTGATGCGGTCGAAGAGTATACAGTACGGCAGCTAAGCTACGAGCAAGTTGAGGTAGCACTGCTCATGAAGGATGGGGAAGGACCGTCCACGCAAGAGCAGGAGCGAGTACGCCAAGGCCTGGAGCGAGTCATTGCCGATCAGCAAGGACAATTGCCTGCGATTGTGTTTGCACCGTACGAGTTGAATCTCGGCACGAAAAAATTGCGGCGGGTAGAGAGGATGTTTGTTCAAGGTGAGCAGGCACTTAATTGA
- a CDS encoding GNAT family N-acetyltransferase has product MSRHLIEWYEGTSAGQIPWEQAQDADYVKSYLLPMMTEHPSRYVQNVQTQMHALRVGDRIMPVTVNDTEYDNSYVSSVFTHYVTYAKEELGMLDSVVLRRVLSTVLTGLGRWMKKSQCNQMVIVNNWLLSTNLYHDVSADEVKDLTEIGIQKFPDHIIAFRSICRRLYPDVHKGLVEKGYLMVPSRYVYLFHPDWPSQGKWRVRNTLNRDRKMLAKSGYRILRHEELGEQHVERIVALYNALYLDKYSQHNPQFSVEFVQLAMQKRTLTLIGLEKDGRLDGILGYFERNGVMTTPLFGYDTTLPKETGLYRMLSCLLVQEAQSKGILLHQSAGVGAFKADRGAEGEAEYTAVYVKHLPFYRQAVWKVLAVLLNQIGIKMVEKYRL; this is encoded by the coding sequence GTGAGCAGGCACTTAATTGAATGGTATGAAGGGACCTCGGCGGGGCAAATCCCTTGGGAACAGGCGCAGGATGCCGACTACGTCAAAAGCTATTTGTTGCCCATGATGACGGAACATCCATCTCGCTATGTGCAAAATGTACAAACGCAGATGCATGCACTCCGTGTAGGCGATCGGATCATGCCCGTAACGGTGAACGATACCGAGTACGACAATTCGTATGTCAGTTCAGTGTTTACCCATTACGTGACGTATGCGAAGGAAGAGCTAGGCATGCTCGATTCAGTGGTGCTGAGGCGGGTATTGTCGACTGTACTGACAGGGCTTGGACGCTGGATGAAAAAAAGCCAATGCAACCAAATGGTCATCGTCAACAATTGGCTGTTATCGACGAATCTGTATCATGATGTGAGTGCAGATGAAGTGAAGGACCTTACGGAAATCGGTATCCAAAAGTTCCCTGATCATATCATCGCGTTTCGTTCTATTTGTCGGAGGCTGTATCCGGATGTCCACAAGGGACTCGTAGAGAAGGGCTATCTCATGGTCCCCAGCCGCTACGTCTACCTTTTTCACCCCGACTGGCCATCGCAGGGCAAGTGGCGGGTCCGCAATACGCTCAACCGCGATCGAAAAATGCTTGCCAAATCCGGCTATCGTATCCTGCGTCATGAGGAGCTGGGGGAACAGCATGTCGAGAGAATCGTTGCTTTATATAACGCGCTGTATCTGGATAAATACTCCCAGCATAATCCACAGTTTTCGGTGGAGTTCGTCCAACTGGCGATGCAAAAGAGGACATTGACCCTCATCGGCTTGGAAAAAGACGGACGACTGGACGGCATTCTTGGCTATTTTGAACGAAATGGTGTGATGACGACGCCGCTATTCGGCTATGATACGACGCTCCCCAAAGAGACCGGACTGTATCGGATGCTGTCATGCCTCTTGGTTCAAGAAGCACAGAGCAAAGGCATCCTGCTCCATCAAAGTGCGGGCGTAGGCGCATTCAAAGCGGACAGGGGAGCCGAGGGGGAAGCGGAATATACAGCGGTGTATGTCAAACATTTGCCGTTTTATCGTCAAGCGGTCTGGAAGGTGCTCGCTGTCTTGCTGAATCAAATCGGGATCAAAATGGTGGAGAAGTACCGACTGTAA
- a CDS encoding DMT family transporter — protein sequence MNRILFGILVVVTTSLMGSSFAVGKIGLAYFSPLLLVGLRFTLAGLIMGAWVWKKPLPKSAGDWGKLCLIGFLQTAAVMGCIFLSLRSITAGESSILTFMNPLLVVVWGTLFLGISYRLTQWMGVLIGLVGVFITLGFHLQWETGTLFGIGSALAWSMATILVKKWGVRFNVWVMTAYQMLFGGILLLVMGFTLETPKLIVTPTAVFVVLWLAIMASIVQFATWFYLLNHGDPGRTSAFLFLAPFFGVLSGWVLLGEVVQWHVYVGGLLIFAGIFLVNWTFAPRRQVSEKAQLAE from the coding sequence ATGAATCGAATTTTGTTCGGCATACTTGTCGTCGTGACGACATCATTGATGGGCTCGTCTTTTGCAGTAGGAAAGATTGGATTGGCCTATTTTTCACCATTGCTACTGGTAGGACTGCGTTTTACGTTGGCAGGACTGATCATGGGCGCGTGGGTATGGAAAAAGCCGCTCCCGAAGTCGGCGGGTGACTGGGGGAAGCTATGTTTGATCGGATTTTTGCAGACGGCCGCCGTCATGGGGTGTATCTTTTTGAGTCTGCGTTCAATCACAGCGGGTGAATCCTCGATCCTGACGTTTATGAATCCACTGCTCGTGGTCGTATGGGGAACGTTGTTTCTAGGTATATCCTATCGGCTGACGCAATGGATGGGTGTTCTGATTGGACTGGTTGGGGTGTTCATCACGCTTGGCTTCCATCTGCAATGGGAGACGGGAACGCTGTTTGGTATCGGGTCCGCCCTTGCGTGGTCAATGGCCACGATTCTCGTCAAAAAGTGGGGAGTCCGCTTCAATGTGTGGGTGATGACAGCCTATCAGATGTTGTTCGGAGGAATTCTTCTCCTCGTTATGGGGTTCACGCTCGAAACGCCGAAGCTGATTGTGACACCGACCGCTGTGTTCGTCGTCCTATGGCTCGCGATCATGGCTTCCATTGTGCAGTTTGCGACGTGGTTTTACTTGTTGAATCATGGAGATCCGGGCAGGACGAGTGCTTTCTTGTTCCTCGCTCCGTTCTTCGGTGTTTTATCGGGTTGGGTGTTGCTGGGTGAGGTAGTGCAATGGCATGTGTATGTGGGAGGATTGTTGATTTTCGCAGGGATTTTCCTGGTGAACTGGACGTTTGCTCCACGGAGGCAAGTAAGTGAAAAAGCACAGCTGGCAGAGTAG
- a CDS encoding helix-turn-helix transcriptional regulator, producing MSTSPNIIEVASLIGEPSRVSILVSLMNGKALPASELARTAKVTPQTASTHLAKLVEGGLLVSESHGRHRYYRLASPDVAHALESLMTIAAPKPVRSLRESDQLRAIRYARTCYDHLAGEVGVALTQKLLELQLIEASGQDYVLSEAGKTKLQSLGVDLQAKPKSRRRFARPCLDWSERRHHLAGSLGASLTNRFFELGWIERVPGGRAVRVTPLGSSGFMTEFGLHVDECKKHS from the coding sequence ATGAGTACCAGCCCGAATATTATAGAGGTCGCGTCCCTCATAGGAGAACCATCTCGTGTCTCCATCCTGGTCAGCCTGATGAACGGCAAGGCACTCCCCGCCAGTGAACTCGCACGAACCGCAAAAGTCACCCCCCAAACGGCAAGCACGCATTTGGCAAAGCTGGTGGAAGGCGGTCTTTTGGTCAGCGAGTCGCACGGCCGACATCGCTACTATCGCCTAGCCAGCCCTGATGTCGCCCATGCCCTAGAATCATTAATGACGATCGCTGCTCCTAAGCCTGTCCGTTCCTTGCGCGAGTCCGACCAATTGCGAGCCATCCGGTATGCTCGCACCTGCTACGACCATCTCGCAGGCGAAGTGGGCGTTGCCCTGACGCAGAAATTGCTGGAATTGCAGTTGATTGAAGCATCCGGCCAAGACTACGTGCTCAGTGAAGCGGGGAAAACCAAGCTACAATCACTCGGCGTAGACCTTCAGGCTAAGCCGAAGAGCAGACGTCGTTTTGCCCGTCCGTGTTTGGATTGGAGCGAGCGCCGCCACCACTTGGCAGGCAGCCTCGGGGCCTCCCTCACCAACCGTTTTTTTGAGCTTGGCTGGATCGAGCGAGTGCCGGGCGGGAGAGCAGTCCGTGTCACGCCGTTAGGCAGCTCTGGATTTATGACCGAGTTCGGACTGCATGTAGATGAATGCAAAAAGCACAGCTAG